GGTGGAAGCCGAGAGAAGTAATCACGATGGAAAATTTTTCAAACCAGGCTCGGggagcttgtttaagcccataaagAGCCTTCTTCAATCTGCAAACTTCTCCTGAATTATGAGGAACACCTGGTGGAGGAACCATGTAAACTTCTTCTTGAAGAGCCCGTTCAAGAAGGCGTTTTTAACGTCCATTTGAGAAATGGACCATTGTCGAGCAAACGCAACAGCAATGAGAGTACGAATAGTGGTATGTTTAGAAACTGGAGCgaaagtttcctcataatccaTCCCATACTCCTGAGCAAAGCCTTTAGCAACCAAACGAGCTTTGTACCGTTCTACTGACCCATCAGACTTAGTCTTGATCTTGTAAACCCAACGGGAACCAATAGCACGCTTCCCCATAGGAAGAGGAACAATATCCCAAGTACATGTCTTGTACAACGCAGAGAGTTCTTCAGCCATTGCCTGCTGCCAAAGAGGGTCAAGAATAGCCTCTTTATAGGAAGAGGGCTCAGAGAGTTGGTGAATAGAagtcaaaaaagaaaagaaagaattagAATAAGTGGAGTAGACAAAATCAGGTAACTGTGTGGACTTACGAATTCTTTGAGGGTAGCGAGGAGGAAGAGCAGGATCCATAATCTCAGAAGCATCTTGGGCAGTAGTAGGGACAGAAGGGACTTCGACAGGCTGAGAACCAACATCTGCAGAGTTAAGAGTATCAATAGTACAAGAATCAAATGGATCAATACGAGTGAGATCAGATTTGTGTAGATTGGGGGTGTCCGATGGAATAGAGTAGAAAGGTATATGCTCAAGAAACACAACATGATGAGAAACATAGAGTTTTTGACTAACAGGATCATAACATCAATATCCTTTTTGACCTTCACCATAACCAAGAAATACACTAAGAGCGGAACGAGAAGTAAGCTTACTACGTTCAACATGAGGACGGAGAACAAAACATGTGGAACCAAAGACTCTaaatgaagaataatcaggagcgtgaccataaagtttttcaaagggaGACAGACCTGAAGTGACAGATGACAGAATTCTATTGATTGAATGAACTGCAGTCAGAATGGCTTCCCCCCAGAACTCACTAGGAACATAAGCATACAATAAGAGAGAACGAGCAGTTTCACCAATGTGTGTGTTTTCTTTCGGCAACCCCATTTTGCTCTGGTGTATCGGTACAAGAGGTTTGATGTAAGGTACCATCTAAAGCAAGCAATTCAGAGAAACGATTGGAGGTATATTCACCACCCAGATCACATCGAAAACATTTGATAATAGCATTATGTTGAGTTTTAACAAAAGCACGAAACATATGATAAATCGCAAGGAAATCAGAATGATGTTTCATAAGATAGACCCAACAAAAACGAGTATAGTCATCAATAAAAGAGACATAGCAACGTGATCCACCTTTTGTTAGAATGGGTGATGGCCCCCACACATCAGAGTGAATCAAATCAAAAGGTGCAAGAGAAACATAAACACTCTTATAAAAAGGTAAAGCAGAAAATTTTGCCAATTTGCAACCACAACAATCTGATATATCATGGGTTTGTAACTTTCCTAATGCTCCTGTGGAAGCTAAGTACTTTAAACATGAACCAGATACATGTCCAAGACGAGATtgccataaataaaaactagaaGAAGACGAACTTAAACGAAATGAAGACAAATCGATACTAGAAGCTGCAACATCAGGAACTCTCAGCTCATCTAAAATGTAAAGCCCCCCCTGTCTACGGCCTGTCCCAATCAGCTTCTTGGAATAAGGATCCTGCACATAACAACAAGAATTAAAGAAAATAACTGAGAAACTAGAGTCACATAATTGACAAACAGAGACAAGATTCAAAGTAAGATTTGGAATATGATATACATCAGAGAATGGCATTTTTGGAGTGCAAATCGAGCCAATCCCTGCTAATGGCATGGGAGTGCCATCAGCGGTCATGACAGATACAGAGGGTGCTGATTTAATGGACAAGAAGGAATTGGAATTAGGTGACATATGATGTGAAGCTCCAGAATCAAGGACCCATATAGAGGAAGATATACCTGGTGTACTACTAGAAGGCAAACCTATGTGTGAGGAGGCTGACATGGCATGTGGCTGCGAGGCAATGAACTTCTAAAACTGCTCTGTGAGAGTAGCAATAAAGGTAGTAGGAGTGGTTCCAGAATCTGCAGGTGGAACAATAGCTGCCATGTTCGAAGACATAGAGTGAAGAGGTCGATGAGGTTGGTTGCCAGATTTCCAGTGAGGAGACTGATTCGGTGATTGCGCCCTGTTCAACAGTTTGGGACATTGAGCCTTCCAGTGTCCCTTTTGCTTGCAAAAACTGCATTCGTCATAGCCAACCTTGGCTTGAGTCTTGTGTTGATTTTTGGAGGCTGGCCGATGAGGAACTGCAAAGACAGAGGGATTCGGAGAAGGAAGAATCCCCTTTTCCgccaccccccccccccttatCAACACGAGACTTCAAGTGAATCTCTTCTGCTAACAACTCATTAACCACCGAATCAACCGACAGAAGAGGACTGCGATGCAGGATTGTTCCACGAAGACCTTCAAACTCATCTCGAAGAGCCATCAAAAACTGAACCAGACGTGGTGCGTCTCTCCGAGCAATGTAAGGGGAAAATGCCCGTAACTCCGCTGATTCAGTCAAAGCAAGCTGATCCCACAGATTAGACATAGCAGAATAAAATTCCTAAACGTTCATGCTATTCTGTTGAAGGGCCCGAATGTCAATCTCCAACTGATACTGCTTTGCGAAATTAGACTGTGTATACAGCCTTTCCAAGTGCTCCCAAACTTCCTTCATCGTCTCATATTTCGCCAATTGGATACAGATTGATTGTTGAACCGAGTTGTTGATCCAAGTGATGATTTTCGAATTGTTGGCATCCCAAAGATCCAACTGTTCTGCAAAGCTCTCATCCTTATCGTTCTTCGGTTTCGTGGAAGTTCCAGAAACATAACCCCATATACATTTCCCTTTCAGAaaatttttcataacataatgccAATACGAATAATTCTGCCCATTCAATTGCACATTGATGGACTGAAGCGAATCATCTTTTGCGCCAGCCATGACGAACAATCGAATTTCGATCATCGAGATtataatcctagcgcaaccaaattgAGAGTACTCAAgaacattgctctgataccatgataattttgcaaaatagacaaaggggattttagagagaatcaaaagggaggctaggttttcattatgtcaaaagagataaaaataagagtacaagagcaacaaaatataaagccaaaataatgagaggctaaaagactaaactacccttacataataataaaacttatattattaacagtTTATATATGTATAGCGCATACCTATGAGGACATGGCATCCGCTATATGGCTAAACATCCACAGGAAACCCACTATACCGTAGAGATGAATTCCCAAGATCAACAACACTTAGCAAAATGGGAATAATCTTGGAGAAATGATGTGTCTCGGATATATAAAAAGGACCATTAGGTACAAGGTACGTATATGAGTACGGGGTGTACAACCTTGAGAAGGACAGGGGCATGGCCCTGACATCCGCGtctgacaagtagtggcggtacgaactcgtacaaagagtggaggcactacctgagcaccctcgACCATATGTCAGAGTTGACACCATGACATCCTGCGCCACTACCTTGACAATGCACCTGCGTACGTTCTTGTCCctggggaccaccttgtatcaggggccaacagagcccatctataaatgggcttcgacccctcaggttaaggggttggaaaattctttgtacgcacagacaattaaggaatatatgatttttgctccattgtagttctgcatatttgctccttcaagttctttccatcttcttctaagatatcttttGTAATATagtttgagttttctaaccttatatcattgacgagttctcaccgtcaacaagaaAGCTTTGGGATAGTAGGGTGGTGCCAACCAAAGGGACTCCAACAGTTAGGTCAGTATGtgattaaaaaataataagagaAAATACAATAAATAGTACCACCTATCTCTGTCCTAGAACGATGGTGAGAGGCTAGTTTAAGTAACCGGAATGCGAGTATTCAATGAATTGTGTTTAGAGAGACTGTGAGAGTAAAGTTATAGCTTGAGAGGGAGTATGATTCCATGCCCCGTAAAGTGGCCTAAGAATGGGATTTTGTAGGCCCTTGGAGTGTCGTTACCCAGCCTTTGGTGATGGTGTTAGCAAAGTGATCTTCCTCTTATTCTAGAGAATATTGTTTCTTTTGGGCAAGCCGAAGACAATTCTAGTCTTCAACTCGTGAGGCTTGATCTAACGTGTTTTGCCAGATCATCCTTTTAGCCACATGATTAAAAGGCATTGTTGAGCTGTTTCGTGAGCTCGAGTTAGGTTGTGGCATTGGATAAACCTCTCTCTGAGTTAGCAAATGGGATATAACCCAAATTATCAATGGGTTGATATGCTTATTGATTGTCTTTTGTAAGCATGCATGATATTTGGGCCACTAATTAATGGACAATTATTATCTATTGGGTATGAGTCCAATTTTTGGCCATTATACTAGTATACCAAAAAAATTGGTACAAATTAATAGATTGGGTGGTATAATTCATCACTTAGAAAAAATAGTGATAGTTATGAAGTTTGCCCAATACCAAAGCAAATTCCAGCCCAATTTCCCATCTTTCAATAATTGGAGTCTCTCATACAACACATTTGATGTTTGATTGGGAGTAATGTAATAAAATGAAAATGAATAAATTTTTATTCCATTCATTTGTTTGGTTGCATTTTAGAGTATTAGAATGTCATTTCTAAGTGTAATTTCCCAAAGATAGTTAAGTTAGTTTACTTGGTAACTCACTTTCCACATTATTATTTCTctataattatttactaaatgcccCTACATAATGCATATTCCTCCCTTTCTTTCTACACTCTTTCCTTCAATCATTCATTCCACCACTCTAATAGGCGGCCCACTTTCTTTCTCACTAGGAGAGCACCAAAGCAAAGTCTAGTAGTGGTGAACATTTGACCTGAAAAACCCGCAACCTGAAAACCCATTTTTTGGGAAAACCCGTTGGATTTGGGTTAAATCCGACCTGAACCCAACAGGAgtcgggtcgggttcgggtttaaAATTTGTTGAACTCGGGTTCGGGTTCAGGCctgaaacccaaaaaaaaaaaaaactgattttttttttacgttgtttttatttttcaaatttagaAAGAACCCTAAGACCCCCGAGATCGAccctcctctttctctctctctctcggcttGCCTGCCCCCCGAGAACGCCGCTGCACTTCTGCAGTTGAAGCCCACCGACCGACCACCACCACACGCAAGCCTTCCCTCGCCCAAGCCCTCCTCCCTCGACCCCTCTCGAGTCTCGACTCTCAGACTCCACGACCCGTCAGCGAGCCAGTCGGCTCCGCCCTAACCTCCGCCCGTCAGCGAGCCAGTCAGCTCCGCCCCAACCTCGCCGGCAGGCACGAGTCCCCGTCCCCGACCCCAACGACCCCTCGATTAGTGACTGACGACAGtgagtgagtttttttttttttttttttttccttctctatgtttattaatatataattatatattatctaatatataaatttatatatatattataattatatattatactaTAGTTAAATTCAATcagtaattatataatatataagtttataaatattataatataatatacaagtgtaaaaaatggtatttttgcaaaattgggcttttcggcccaaaacccaatagGCCCAGCACAACCCGAACAAACCCGAAACCCGACAAAACCCCAAAATTTTTGAATCGGTTTTGGTACCGTTTTTCTCCACctgaaacccgcaaaacccgaacccgatgcaCCCGAAACTtgaaaatccgacccgtgtgcacctAAAGTCCAGCCTTATTTCTACTGCATATCTTTCTAAAAAAATGAATCACATTAGGGGTAAATACATACCttatgttttatcgaaatacaaacttggtaccttatgttttcaataatactcatataaTACCCTGTACTTTGAAATTATGCATACTTGGTACCTGGGTCCAAATTCGGTTAATAAATTTTTATCGATATGACCAAATTGCCTTCAATTATATgagtttaaaattcaaatttaattacttaattatatataattgagGACAGTtttgtcatattgataaaattttactttttaaaatttGAGTTCAGGATACTAATTATATACAATTTCAAATTACAGTATACCATAAtaacattattgaaaatatagaGTACCAAATTTGTACTTCCAAATAAGTATATACCATGACATGACATGAGAAGAAAATGTTGATACTTGTCATTATAGTAAAATGTATATTCTGAAGTTCctcaataagaaaaaaaaaacaatagtaAATGGAGATTGGTATGTATGCAtgtaagtagtttttttttttttaagtaattgaCTTGTGGTGTGGTACCCAGTATTGCGACCTGTGAAGTTATTTAATCCGTTCCTATCCCTTGCCTAGTTGTAAATAAGAAATAGAGATAGGTATCTATGCATGTCTTCAATCCGCAATTATTGTTAAATGAGACCTGTTCTGTGTTCATACGTTGGAGTTGTTGGACTTGTTACATTTGATTAGTTTTGGTAGTTATGAATAAAAGTTTAAATGTTTGATCCCCATATGAACCTAGCAGAGGTGAAAATGATGGTATTGTTAAATAATATTAGTTTGATGAGGTAAAatataataaagaaaaatcaataaaaaaataaaaatagtatgtCAAGTAAAGAAAATGTTACGATTATTAGCATAAATGGAAATGGTTTAGTTAAAGAATGACTAGGCGTGTGGTGTGGGCCCCTGATGAATGAAGAGTGGGGTGGTACCGTAGTAGTGGCTCCCTAGTCGGCCTTAATTGAGGCGTGACTGATGATTCTTATGTTCATTGGGTTGTCAATCAATCCAGAAAGACACAGTGGCTAATTAATCTATAGTAACTAATTTATAAAGTTACTTGAAATGAAAGATTATCACAGATGCtatctatatataaaaaataaaaaaaagaaactaaaaacgaaaaagaaaaagaaaaatccaaaGGAATTAAATTACCTTGTAAAAGCCATGGTTTTAGTTTATATATTACCAAGTCAGTCATCACACCAGGCCAGAATATTTTTGCATTGGTGCTAATACTAATACgcgttctttttcttttttttcttcccaGCCCGAGTTGATTCGATATAAattatacacacacatatatatatatatatattaaaaaaaaaagaagaagaagagaaagacagGGCCTTGTCTGAAGCTTTACAGGTCGTCGGCTCGTCTTAATGTAAATGTAAATGAAATAGGATTAGGATTAGGAAGAGTGGAGAGAGAGATTGGAGTTTGAATAAAAAAGAGTAAGAGACACAAGGGCGATGGCAGAAGGGGGTACGACGTTGGAGTACACGCCCACCTGGGTGGTCGCTCTGGTTTGCACTGTCATTGTTTTCATTTCTCTCACCGTTGAGAGGATCATTCACTACACCGGAAAGgcatgtattatatatatatattctatcaTTTCAACTTATTAGGCATATGTACTATTATACCAATTCAATCTAATAATATCTACTGACGATATTGCAGTATCTGAAGAAAAAGAACCAAAAGCCCCTGTTCGAAGCATTGCTAAAGGTCAAAGAAGGTAATTATTTACCTGTATCTATGAATAGATCATTGGTTGaatatattgatatatatatatatatgaaattgcaGAGTTGATGCTGTTAGGGTTCATATCGCTGCTGCTAACGGTGTTTCAAAACCGCATCGCCAAAATATGCATCAGCGAAGATCAGGCCAAGCAGTGGCTACCTTGCAGCAACGACAAAGACGACTCTTCATCTAAGACTACTCATCACTTTCAGACCCTTTTCGCTACTGTCCCACGTCTTCTTGCCGAggcttcctcttcctcttcctcttctgatGAGTACTGTTCAGAAAAGGTATCATGAGATCTTtgccattaattaattaattaattttatatattatgaCATTAATTATATGCCTAATTGATTGTATATCAAAGTCATATATATATGTGTCATACTCCCCActatgtttttcttctttttctttacaGTTCGATTATAAGCTGAAATACGTCATAATAATCCTAGTTATACTGGCCACTCTGAAATTGTTAGATCCTGACTTATGTAATTGTAAATAGGATTAATCAGTATGTCTCTTTCATATAACATGCGtatatttgttttaattaatatgatTCTATAAACTACTTTGGTCAGGGGAAAAAAGAAACTATTATAGGATATATTTAAGAGCAGGTAGAGGATATTAATAAACAAATTGAAAATAGTCGAAGCTTTTGTATgtataattatacatatatttatatattctttgGTTTGGTTCTCAGGGAAAGGTTCCGCTGTTGTCCACTACAGCACTCCACCATCTTCATATCTTCATCTTTGTGTTAGCCGTCGTCCATGTCACGTTCTGTGCTTTAACTATTCTTTTTGGAGGGATACAGGTACCTTCCCTACCTACCCATCTCTCTTattaaaatacaaaaacaaaaacaaaaacaaaaaatactcAAACTTTTGATGTTGCCGTGTTCGTGTTCTGTTACATACtataataatttaaaaactaTTAAAGTAATTTAAGAATAAATTGCATAATGATACTGTAATATACACGAAGATCAGGGCTCTGGACATATGCTAATCAGGCCTGTGCATATGATCGCTAATTAAaaaatactctttttttttttaaatatcattatttttctATACAGGAAAGCTTctaattatgaaaaatatcaatttatatataaactatttttttatataaaaataacatgttttatatTATGCTTAATATATTAAAGTTTTCAATAACACATGAGTTGATATATCATTAATTAGTGATATATcgtaatatttattaaattaaaatgtacGGAACCCAATATTATATTGTACTACTAACAATATGTGACTTTCATAAGATGTTTAACACGTGTGAACTTTGACACCAATAACGACCCTCAGCAATTCTTAATTACATCCATCcctatatatatttacattttttTGTGCGCAGATAAGTCAATGGAAAAAATGGGAGGATTCTATCTCAAAAAAGGGACCCTACAATCCAGAAGAGGGTAATGTTAATCTACCTATTCCTTGTTTTATGttacaattttctttttcttttttttaaaaaaagcttTTATTTTTCAAGTTTTGAGTACTTGcataatttatgtatatatgtatatgcagCTCTAAAAACAAAGTTCACGGACGTCCAAGATCACGATTTTATCAGAGGTCGCTTTCTGGGCATTGGGAAGAATTTAGCTTTTTTAAGTTGGGTGGTGAGTACAGATCAGTAGTCATTATTAATAATTATGCTTTATCATCTGATTAAGCTTTCAGCCATTATTACTATTAGTTAGTTGTATATATTTCTGCATGTGACAATGGAAATGCTAATTATACTGATAATCATTATAAACTTTTGGTTCTTTAATTTCAGCATTCATTTTTCAAGCAAATTTTTGGATCTGTGACGGAAGCTGATTATATGACTTTAAGGCTAGGCTTTATCATGgtaatttctttctttctcttttctttcttttaattgTTAATTTGATTGATTACTTTGTATATGATTAATAAGTTAATATTTATTGTAGACTCATTGCAGAGGAAATCCAAAATTTAATTTCCACAAGTACATGATTCGTGCCCTTGAAGCAGATTTTAAAAAAGTTGTCGGAATAAGGTGTGTTTTGATTACCAATTAATTATTATACATTTGGCATTCACCATGCTCTATATATTTACACACTTAAAAATAGAGATAAATCTATATAGGGGCAAATTACACCTAACAAAACTGAAATTCCACTTGATTTTTTACAATCCTTAATTTTAATATCTGTATTAGTTTAGCAGTGTTGCACTGTCAGTATATTTATTCTTCTAATTAATTGGCTAAAGTCCTTAtccttatcatttttttttaatttgagtcAACAAAAGTAATTTAACAAATGCGACATTTTAGAAaatactcaaaaaaaaaaaaaatgtaacgtATGATCATTGGTTTTTATTTGTTGAGAAATCTACAAAAACACATTATaacttaaaaaatatatgaaaaatacgaTTTATTACAAAATTACAGAATTTTTGTTCAAAAAACACGGAaagacaaaagtgtaaa
The genomic region above belongs to Humulus lupulus chromosome 1, drHumLupu1.1, whole genome shotgun sequence and contains:
- the LOC133791139 gene encoding MLO-like protein 1, whose amino-acid sequence is MAEGGTTLEYTPTWVVALVCTVIVFISLTVERIIHYTGKYLKKKNQKPLFEALLKVKEELMLLGFISLLLTVFQNRIAKICISEDQAKQWLPCSNDKDDSSSKTTHHFQTLFATVPRLLAEASSSSSSSDEYCSEKGKVPLLSTTALHHLHIFIFVLAVVHVTFCALTILFGGIQISQWKKWEDSISKKGPYNPEEALKTKFTDVQDHDFIRGRFLGIGKNLAFLSWVHSFFKQIFGSVTEADYMTLRLGFIMTHCRGNPKFNFHKYMIRALEADFKKVVGISWYLWLFVVFFLLLNVSGWHAYFWLAFVPLILLLAVGTKLEHVITQLAHEVAEKHVAIEGDLVVKPSDDHFWFHRPRLILLLIHLILFQNSFELAFFFWIWVQYGFDSCIMGQVGYIIPRLVIGGFVQFLCSYSTLPLYAIVTQMGSSFKKAIFEEHIQEGLVDWARQAKKNKGMRRASNGSSQVGPKEGSSSTSTGGVVVELANVGDQHSQPERRLLGEIHPATLRS